The genomic stretch TATTGTATAAGTCAAATCAAAAATTTTTATATATTTGGTCATAAAAAATACACTCTAAAAATTTTGTGTCGTTTTTAGAGTGCACCTTAATTATAAAAAATCTATATCTTTGTCATTCTCCCCATTTATCCAATATAAAGAGTTGAACATTTCTTCTGTTTTTAATAAAATCATCATAGCTACTAAAATTATAAATGATATAGGAAATAATGTCATCAATCAAGCGTATAATTTTTTCATTCTTGCTATCAATAATGGATATGCTGGCTGTAGCTGATAATGCAAAGGCTAAAAATTCCGTTATATCATTGTATATCATTTCTGCTGATTCTTCATCATAAGTCTTATACAATTCCTTATACAATAACTTATCTGAGTAAGAGTTCTTTAATGTTCTCATAAATTGATTAAAACTGATTAAGTTATTGTTATCTGATTCGATTTGGAACAGAATCAAAAAGAATAAATGCCATTCAAAATCCGTATTCATATATGAAATTAAGCGATCACCAAAAATCTGACAAAAACGATCTTCTCCAACAAATTCTCCTTCAAGGTACAATTCTTCTTCCCAGTTAATATCTCTTGAATAGATTTCGTCAAATCTATTGGCTAAATCTAAAAACGCTGCCTGGGCACCTGTTACAGGTAAATCTTTGTATTTGTTTACAATGTAACTACTAATTAAGTCACATATCTTTTTAAACCCTACTGTAAATCCAATAGACTCACTCATCTTAGCAATGAAAGTGTCACTAATAAGCTTTGCGATTGCTCGTTCAAAATCTATATGCCCTTTTCGTTTTTCTACACTTTTTTCTTTAATTTGATCATTAACCAACTGAAGCATTTTATCAATACCAACCAGATTCCCTTTAATGGCAGATAGCATTTCCATTATATAGCCTGAATTGTCTATATAAACATTGTTTTTGTATATCACTTTATGCTCTATGTCTGACCAGAATTTATTAACCAGAGATTTAATTTGCAACTCAAAATTAACCTTTTCACCCTCTATAACATAGTAACCGTCTATTCTATAAATACCATGTCCATTTTTTTGTTTTTGAGGTTGTTTGGTCTTTAAATCAAATAACATTTGAGGGGTTTTGCTATTGTAGTACATGCCTGATTCATCTACCTCAGAAAAATGTTCTTTTATAACTTGATAGAACTCATCTTCATTTTTATTAAAACGACATTCTAACATGATACCAATTAAGTCAGATAAGTTATCCAATAACTCTTGTGGTTTTTTATGTAATTTATATAATTTGTTTCTAATAATTTTCTCTTTTAAACTTGATGCGGATTTAATTCTTGTATGAACATCCATTAGTTCTTCAAACTCTACAAACAACCCACTTAAAATACTTGTTATCTCTAAGACAGCTTTTTCATAAAGGCTATTATTGTTTTCTAAAATATCCACTGTTTCTTCTATAAGATTAAATAAGTCTAATTTGCTTGTTTTATTCATCATTAAATCCTTTCTTTTTTATCTTAATTATAACATGATTCTATGCGTTAATACGCGATTTCTTGTAGTTTTTTATGGTTTTTTGTGTGATAAATATGTAAGCCTTTTAAATAATCTATTAGCTATAAAATCAAATGACAGCTTTATAGTGTATATAAAAAAGGTGAACTTCATTTGAAATTCACCCTTCTGTTCTATACATATATATTTTGTTCTCTTTCTGGCCCTACTCCAACCATTGTTACTTTTGCACCACATAACTCTTCAACTCTTTTAATATAAGCCTTTGCTTCTTTTGGCAAATCTTCATAACTTCTTATATGGTCAATATCTCCCCATCCTGGTAATTCTTCATACACAGGTTCACAGTCTTTAAGCTCTTCTAAACTTGCAGGGAATTCATTGATTATTTCATCGCCTTTTTTATATGCCGTACATATTTTTATAGTTTCTATGTTTGATAATACATCTATTTTGTTAAGGGCAATCTCTGTTAAGCCACTTGTTCTAACTGCAAACTTTCCAATGACAGCATCAAACCATCCACATCTTCTTGGTCTGCCAGTAGTTGTTCCATATTCATGTCCTACATCCCTAATTTGCTTTCCTGTCTCGTCAAATAATTCCGTAGGAAATGGTCCTTTTCCAACTCGTGTTATATAACCTTTCATAACACCAATAGAAGAGTCAATCATTGTTGGACCTATGCCCGAACCAACACATACACCACCTGTTATTGGATGAGATGATGTTACATACGGATACGTACCCAGATCAATATCTAATAACGTTCCTTGTGCGCCTTCAAACAATACGTTTTTATTACTCTGTATAGCATCATGTACAATGACTGTTGTATCTGCAAAGTATTTTTTCAGTCTTTCAGAATACCCCATATATTCACTGATAATGGTTTCAGCATCTAATACAATATCTTTTTCATATACTCTATTTATAATTAAATTCTTAATCTTTACATTTTCTCTCACTTTTTGAGCAAAATACTCTGGGTTTAATAAATCACATACCCTTAGGCCTGAGCGTTCTACTTTGTCCATATAACAAGGACCTATCCCTTTTTTAGTTGTTCCAATATCATCATTGCCTCTGTATTCTTCTTTAATGCCGTCTAGCACCTTATGATATGGCATAACCAAATGGGCTCTTAAACTAATTCTCAAACGATCTGTTGATATATTTTTTGCTTCTAATCCTTCTATTTCTTCTAAAATTCCTTGAGGGTCAATAACCACACCGTTACCTATTACACATAATTTATCACCATATAGTATCCCTGATGGTATCAAATGGAATTTATAAACCTCTCCATTAACAGCTACTGTATGACCTGCGTTGTTACCTCCTTGAGAACGAACAACAACATCTGCATCTTTTGATAAAATATCTATAATTTTAGCTTTTCCCTCGTCACCCCACTGGGCTCCTATAATTACTTGTGAAGGCATTTTTATGTCTCCCTTCTATTTGTATGTATGCATACAATAAAAATTTTTTTCCTATATAAGGATAACAAAACTGATGTATAAATGCAATAGTTTTTTCGAATGTTTTTTATTTTTTTCGCAATAATGTTCGGTTAATTTTTATGGATTATTTTCCTCTTACATTAATATCCTCTTTACATTTTACCCACTTTTCTATTATACTATAAATAAGACTACATCTTTACTTTCTTGCTTAAAATTAACAGTAAAGGAAGTGATCTTATGAAATTAGAAAAAGTAAATGAGAATCAAATTAAATGTACTTTAAACAAGTCAGATTTAAGTGATCGTGAAATAAAACTTAGTGAACTAGCATACGGTACTGAAAAAGCACAAGAGCTGTTTAGAGATATGATGGAACAGGCATCCTTTGAGTTTGGATTTGAAGTGGATGACGTTCCTTTAATGATTGAGGCAATACCTCTTTCTACTGAGAGTATTATACTCATTATTACAAAAGTAGATAATCCTGAAGACTTAGAAACAAAATTTGCTAACTTAACATCTAATATTAAAAGATTTAAGAAAAAGAAATCCCAACAAGATACCCTAAGGGAATTATCCTCTAACAAGAAAACGGAAGAAAAGTCTAAGAACTATGATAAGAAGTTCTCTGTTAAATCAGATGAATATTTACTAATCTATACTTTTAATAATTTAGATGATATTATATTATTGTCCAATAACCTAGACTCTATGTATACAGGAATTAATTCTTTATATAAAGATAATAAAAATCAAACTTACTATCTTGTACTACATAAGTCTGATTTCGATGATATAATATTTAAAGATCTTTCTACGGTTCTTTCAGAATTTGGAACAAAAGTATTATCTACTTATGCAACAGAAGCTTATTACAATGAACATTATGATGTCATTATTAAAAACAATGCCTTACAAAATTTAAGCAAGTTATAAGAGAGTCTATATTGAAAGCGTGATGAATGTCACGCTTTTCTTATGCCTAATAATCCTACCGCAACCCCTTAATTCTAATTACTTTACAATACATAATTTTATATTAACCTGCCCAATGTAGCACAAAACCCAGTAACTACGCAAGTTTTCAATGACAGTATTAATTTGAAATCCTTGTGAGCAAGTTTGAAATTAATACTGTCATCTAAAAAAGACGCCTTATTAAAAGACGTCTTTAGAATTATTTACTTGCTAGATAATCATTTATTTTATTAACTAGCTCTTCAACATTTTGACCGTGTACAAATGATGCTTCCTCCAAAGTCTCTCCTTGCGCTGAAGGGCATCCTACACAATGCATACCAGCTTCTAATAAAATAGGAATAATCCCTTGATCTACTGCTATTATATCTGCAATTATCATTTCTTTTGTTATTTTAGCCATAATAATATGCCTCCTTAAATTAAATATATGAATATTATAATATAGATAGGAGAAAATGTCTAATGGTTATCTTAATTATACAGATATTTACACTTGACCCACTACCTCTTATAAATATCCACATGATACCGATACATACTAGACTTGTAATAAGCTTCTTCATAAAACAACTTTTCCCCATCAACTGTATAATTAACCCCTTCCACTTTTAAAAGTGCTGTCGGTTTTTTGAGTTGAAAGATACCCATAATTGCTTTACTAGATAAACATGCTTCAATATCACAAGAAATAGATTGTATGGTATAACCATATTCTTTTAATATTTCGTATAAAGATCCTCTTAAATTATGATTTTCTAAGTCTTTGCATTTGCACTTAGGTATATAAACGGTTTCTAGTGCCACAGGTAGATTATTGGCAAACCTTAACCGTTTAATCTTATAATAGTAGGTACTAGGTTCTTCATCTAACTTCCTACTGATTTCTTTTAAATTATACACAGTATTAAATTCTAAAAGCTCTGTGCTCGGTTCATAACCTTGTTCAAGCAAGGTGTCTGTAAACGACCGAATGTTTTCTTGCAAAAATTGCGGCGGTGCAACAAAAGAGCCTTTCCCTTTTTCTCTTATAACCAATCCTTCTTTTACCAATTCATTAATGGCTTGACGTCCTGTCATTCTGCTAATTTTATATTGCTCTGACAATTCCCGTTCTGACGGTATTTTTTCTCCTGATTGGTAGACACCTTTTTCTATGTCTTTTTTTAATTCATTTTTTATTTGTATATAAATAGGTACATTCACTCATAACACCTGCTTTTATTTTCATTCATTTACCCATTATTATAACATTTTATAATAATAAGCTCCAGATAACATTATTAAATCTTCTTATAAGTGTATGATTCATTATTATATAAGTAATAATAATTATTATGTAAAACCCTCTTGACGTGTATACAGTATTCCTATATAATGTAATTGAAGATAAAATTAAGTATAAATAATGACGTTTTAGTCATTCTATTATTATAAAGGAGGATTTTATTATGAGAACTGAGTGGCAAAGTTTTAAAAAAGGAAATTGGCAAGATGCTGTTGATGTTCGTGATTTTATACAGTTAAATTACACACCTTATGAAGGCGCTGATGAATTTCTTGAAAGTGCAACAGAAAAAACAACTGCTTTATGGCAAAAAGTTTGTGAATTAACTAACAAAGAGAGAGAGAAGGGTATTTTAGATGCAGAAACTAAAAAACCTTCTACAATTGTTTCACACGGCCCAGGTTATGTGGATAAGGATTTAGAATTAATCGTTGGGTATCAAACAGACCACCCTTTAAAAAGAGGAATTATGCCTTTTGGTGGCATAAGAGTTGTAGAAAATGCACTTGATTCTTACGGTTATGAATTAGACCCTAATACAAAAGAAGTTTTTGCTAAATATCGCAAAACCCACAATGATGGTGTTTTTGACGCTTATACTGAAGAAATGAGAGGCGCAAGACGTTCTGGCGTTATTACAGGATTACCTGATTCATATGGTAGAGGCCGTATCATTGGTGATTATAGACGTGTGGCTTTATATGGAATTGACTTTTTAATGGCTGGTAAAGAAGTAGAAAAAGAACAATTAGATATGGATTATATGGAAGCCGATGTCATTGTTTTAAGAGAAGAAATTTCTAACCAAATTAAAGCTTTAAAAGAACTTAAAGAAATGGCTGCTTCATATGGTTTTGACATTAGCAAACCTGCAAAAAATTCTTTAGAAGCCATACAATGGACTTACTTTGGTTATTTAGGTGCTATTAAAGAACAAGATGGTGCTGCAATGTCTATTGGTAGAGTTGCTTCTTTCTTAGATATTTATATTGAAAGAGATTTAAAAAATGGTTACCTTACTGAAAAAGAAGCACAAGAATTAATCGATCAATTTGTTATTAAATTACGAATGGTTCGTTTCTTACGTACACCAGCCTATAATGAACTGTTCTCTGGAGACCCAACTTGGGTTACAGAAGCAATTGGTGGTATGGGTGTAGATGGTAGAACACTTGTAACCAAAAATAGTTTCAGGGTTCTTAACACATTATACACAATTGGACCTGCTCCAGAACCAAACTTAACTGTACTATGGTCAGAAAATTTACCTGAAGGCTTTAAAAACTTTTGTGCAAAAGTATCTATTGATACAAGTTCTATCCAATACGAAAATGATGATCTAATGCGCCAATGGTTTGGTGATGATTATGGCATTGCTTGTTGTGTATCTGCAATGAAGATTGGTAAACAAATGCAGTTCTTTGGTGCTAGAGCCAATTTAGCAAAAGCACTATTATATGCAATTAATGGTGGTAAAGATGAAAAATCAGGTACTCAAGTTGGTCCTATGTTTGCACCAATTACATCTGACTACTTAGATTACGATGAGGTTATGGGAAGATTTGAGCAAGTAACTGATTGGTTAGCTCAATTATACATTAACACACTTAACATCATTCATTATATGCATGATAAATACAATTATGAAAGCCTGCAAATGGCATTACACGATAAAAACATATTAAGAACTTCTGCTTGTGGCATTGCTGGTTTATCCGTAGTTGCAGACTCATTATCTGCTATTAAAAATTCTAAAGTAAAAGTGATTAGAAATGAAGAAGGATTAGCTGTTGATTATGAAGTGGAAGGCGAATATCCTGCATTTGGTAATAACGACGATGAAGTGGATAACATTGCAAAAAAAGTTGTGGAAGACTTTATGAACAAATTAAGGAAACACAAAACTTATAGAGACTCTGTACCAACTTTATCCATATTAACAATTACTTCTAACGTTGTATATGGTAAGAAAACAGGTAGTACACCAGATGGTAGAAAAGCAGGAGAACCTTTTGCCCCAGGAGCAAACCCAATGCACGGTCGTGACCAAAATGGCGCGATTGCTTCAATGGCATCTGTAGCAAAATTACCTTATGAGCATGCAGAAGATGGTATTTCATATACTTTCTCTATTGTACCAAAAGCTTTAGGAAAAGATTTAGATACCCGCATTAAGCATTTAGTAGGATTATTAGATGGTTATTTCCACGATAAAGGGCATCATATTAACGTCAACGTTTTTGACAAAGAAACTTTATTAGATGCAATGGATCACCCAGAAAAATATCCTCAATTGACAATTAGAGTATCTGGCTATGCTGTAAACTTTATTAAATTAACTAGAGAGCAACAACTAGATGTTATACACCGTACTTTCCATGAAAGAGCATAATACAAAATATAAGGTGGATCTTATTCCACCTTATATTTTTCAAAAGGAGTTTTTATTATGAAGAATATAATCGGAAGAATTCATTCATTAGAATCTTGTGGTACTGTTGATGGACCTGGCATTCGCTTTGTGGTTTTTATGCAAGGTTGTCCTTTAAGATGTCAGTATTGTCACAACCCAGATACTTGGAAATTATCTAATGGAAAAGAAATGGACACCGATTCTTTATTAGATGAAATATTAAAATACAGCTCATATATGCGGTTTTCTGGTGGCGGCGTTACAATGACAGGTGGTGAACCTTTGTTACAATTGGATTTTGTAAAAGAAATCCTAAAAGGGTGTAAAGAAAATGAAATTCATACTGCTTTAGATACTTCAGGATATATTTTTAATGATAACGTTAAAGACGTTCTTGATTACACCGACTTAGTATTATTAGATGTTAAAGGATACAACAAAGATAAATACAAAGACCTTACAGGTGTTGCATTGGATCCAACTTTAGACTTCTTAAGTTACTTAAATACCATTAACAAACCAACTTGGGTTAGATTCGTTCTTGTTCCAAATCTAACTGATGATGAAAAAGATCTTCATGATTTAGCAAAATTTTTATCTACTTTTAACAATATTGAACGATTAGAGTTGCTTCCATTTCATAAAATGGGCGAATATAAATGGGAAGAACTAGGGTATGAATACAAACTTAAAAATACAGATGAGCCCACGGAACAGGGAATTTTAAAAGCTAAGAATATTTTTGAGTCTTATAATATAAATGTCTATACAAATGAGTAATTTATTTTATTCATTTGTATGTTTTTTTCCAAAGCACTAATCTTTATGCTAAAAAACACTTGTATTATTAAATATATTATTATAAAATTAATGTGAACGTATTAATTTTAAACTTTCTTGTAAGGATTTGAAGTTAATGCTTTCAACGAATCTTGTGTCTCTTACACCAGTAAGAGGTATAAGGTGAAAGAGGATAATACTCTTTCTTCAGAATTATAATACCTTAACATAGGTATAAACTTATTCTAAATTTAAGGAGGAATTAATTATGGCATATGTAATTTCAAATGAATGTATTAATTGTGGTGCTTGCGAACCAGAATGTCCAGTTTCAGCTATTACTGAAGGAGATATCTACGTAGTAGATGCTGACACTTGTATCGATTGTGGTGCTTGTGCGGATGTCTGTCCAGTTGATGCACCTCAACCACAGTAAGAATAATAAATCATTACATAATATAAAGCTTGTAGACTATAGTCTACAAGCTTTATATTATGTAATTTTATTGTAACTTTGAATCCTTAAAAACCCTTTTTTACAACATTAACTCTTTTTTTCTTAATCCAGATCATCTAATTGTTTGACTGACTAAAGTGAATTATTTCAAAAAAAACAACTTGAATTTTTTGGGTTTACTGATAGCCGCTTCTTGTCTCATCTTCTGAAATTCTCTAATGGTCTCATCAAACTTCTTAAACCGTTGTTCTTCTTTTTCTTCCTGCATCCTAAGTAAATAATCCATTTGTTTAATCACTTTTTCTGAGATGTCTTCTGTTAGTATATCATTATTAGATTCTAGATTTTTCTTAAACATATCTTCCATAATCTCTTGAAACTTTTGAAATTTATTGTCTTGTATATTGGCAACTGGTGAATCTTTTATCTCTTGTCCAACC from Natranaerovirga hydrolytica encodes the following:
- a CDS encoding adenylosuccinate synthase, whose product is MPSQVIIGAQWGDEGKAKIIDILSKDADVVVRSQGGNNAGHTVAVNGEVYKFHLIPSGILYGDKLCVIGNGVVIDPQGILEEIEGLEAKNISTDRLRISLRAHLVMPYHKVLDGIKEEYRGNDDIGTTKKGIGPCYMDKVERSGLRVCDLLNPEYFAQKVRENVKIKNLIINRVYEKDIVLDAETIISEYMGYSERLKKYFADTTVIVHDAIQSNKNVLFEGAQGTLLDIDLGTYPYVTSSHPITGGVCVGSGIGPTMIDSSIGVMKGYITRVGKGPFPTELFDETGKQIRDVGHEYGTTTGRPRRCGWFDAVIGKFAVRTSGLTEIALNKIDVLSNIETIKICTAYKKGDEIINEFPASLEELKDCEPVYEELPGWGDIDHIRSYEDLPKEAKAYIKRVEELCGAKVTMVGVGPEREQNIYV
- a CDS encoding 4Fe-4S binding protein; this translates as MAYVISNECINCGACEPECPVSAITEGDIYVVDADTCIDCGACADVCPVDAPQPQ
- the pflA gene encoding pyruvate formate-lyase-activating protein, whose product is MKNIIGRIHSLESCGTVDGPGIRFVVFMQGCPLRCQYCHNPDTWKLSNGKEMDTDSLLDEILKYSSYMRFSGGGVTMTGGEPLLQLDFVKEILKGCKENEIHTALDTSGYIFNDNVKDVLDYTDLVLLDVKGYNKDKYKDLTGVALDPTLDFLSYLNTINKPTWVRFVLVPNLTDDEKDLHDLAKFLSTFNNIERLELLPFHKMGEYKWEELGYEYKLKNTDEPTEQGILKAKNIFESYNINVYTNE
- the pflB gene encoding formate C-acetyltransferase — encoded protein: MRTEWQSFKKGNWQDAVDVRDFIQLNYTPYEGADEFLESATEKTTALWQKVCELTNKEREKGILDAETKKPSTIVSHGPGYVDKDLELIVGYQTDHPLKRGIMPFGGIRVVENALDSYGYELDPNTKEVFAKYRKTHNDGVFDAYTEEMRGARRSGVITGLPDSYGRGRIIGDYRRVALYGIDFLMAGKEVEKEQLDMDYMEADVIVLREEISNQIKALKELKEMAASYGFDISKPAKNSLEAIQWTYFGYLGAIKEQDGAAMSIGRVASFLDIYIERDLKNGYLTEKEAQELIDQFVIKLRMVRFLRTPAYNELFSGDPTWVTEAIGGMGVDGRTLVTKNSFRVLNTLYTIGPAPEPNLTVLWSENLPEGFKNFCAKVSIDTSSIQYENDDLMRQWFGDDYGIACCVSAMKIGKQMQFFGARANLAKALLYAINGGKDEKSGTQVGPMFAPITSDYLDYDEVMGRFEQVTDWLAQLYINTLNIIHYMHDKYNYESLQMALHDKNILRTSACGIAGLSVVADSLSAIKNSKVKVIRNEEGLAVDYEVEGEYPAFGNNDDEVDNIAKKVVEDFMNKLRKHKTYRDSVPTLSILTITSNVVYGKKTGSTPDGRKAGEPFAPGANPMHGRDQNGAIASMASVAKLPYEHAEDGISYTFSIVPKALGKDLDTRIKHLVGLLDGYFHDKGHHINVNVFDKETLLDAMDHPEKYPQLTIRVSGYAVNFIKLTREQQLDVIHRTFHERA
- a CDS encoding GntR family transcriptional regulator; this translates as MNVPIYIQIKNELKKDIEKGVYQSGEKIPSERELSEQYKISRMTGRQAINELVKEGLVIREKGKGSFVAPPQFLQENIRSFTDTLLEQGYEPSTELLEFNTVYNLKEISRKLDEEPSTYYYKIKRLRFANNLPVALETVYIPKCKCKDLENHNLRGSLYEILKEYGYTIQSISCDIEACLSSKAIMGIFQLKKPTALLKVEGVNYTVDGEKLFYEEAYYKSSMYRYHVDIYKR
- a CDS encoding DUF1858 domain-containing protein encodes the protein MAKITKEMIIADIIAVDQGIIPILLEAGMHCVGCPSAQGETLEEASFVHGQNVEELVNKINDYLASK
- a CDS encoding helix-turn-helix domain-containing protein gives rise to the protein MRYIISDASKRLNVEPHVLRYWEEELELDITRNELGHRYYSEEDIMVLENIKALKDQGFQLKAIKMLLPSLEKGEEFTHIGNKGEDIVENTGSEWVGQEIKDSPVANIQDNKFQKFQEIMEDMFKKNLESNNDILTEDISEKVIKQMDYLLRMQEEKEEQRFKKFDETIREFQKMRQEAAISKPKKFKLFFLK
- a CDS encoding adaptor protein MecA, which produces MKLEKVNENQIKCTLNKSDLSDREIKLSELAYGTEKAQELFRDMMEQASFEFGFEVDDVPLMIEAIPLSTESIILIITKVDNPEDLETKFANLTSNIKRFKKKKSQQDTLRELSSNKKTEEKSKNYDKKFSVKSDEYLLIYTFNNLDDIILLSNNLDSMYTGINSLYKDNKNQTYYLVLHKSDFDDIIFKDLSTVLSEFGTKVLSTYATEAYYNEHYDVIIKNNALQNLSKL